In Acanthochromis polyacanthus isolate Apoly-LR-REF ecotype Palm Island chromosome 9, KAUST_Apoly_ChrSc, whole genome shotgun sequence, the DNA window GTCCACATCCCAGAACGACGTATTTTCAgtcattaaaatattttggtAAAATTAAACCTGCCTCTTAGCTTACCATGCTAGCTCACTATCcatacaaaaatagaaatgtaacCTGATTTTTGCTTGCAAACGAGCTGCAGAAGCTGACTACGCTTCACAAAAAAGCAACAGGAACAAACTTGTCTTTCTCTATCAAccctaaatatttaaaaattaagttGACATTCATTACTTAGTTGAGAGGTTTGAACAACTGGTTTTTCAGGGTGTTTTACTGAATGTTGGGGCTCCTCTTTGTTGCACTGAAAGCTAAAGTCCTCCactggattattttttaaatggtgcTGATGCCTTGATGgttttgacttttaaaaataatttgttgcCGTGTTTGCTGTCAGTAGAAACACTCAATAAGAACAGAGATGATGGAGTCTGATAAGGGACCGTAGATCCGTGCTCACTGTGAGGCGAGGCGTGGCCGGCGTAGACTCATGCTGTAGCTCCTTTTCCAGCTCTTCTTGCCCTGCCGGTTCCTGACCCCGTCCTCCTGGTCCATCATCTGCTCCAGCAGGGTTTGGTCGTCGGCGTTGAGCGGAGCCACGCTGATGTCTCTGACGGCCCTGAACTCACCACAGTTATTCAGATGTTCGTTCTCCAGTCGGAAGAAGTTCCACACGAAGCGTCTGGGAAGGACAAGGACGGAACATTATGTACCTGCTCTAAAAACACCGGGATGTCGATGTTCATCTTTTGCTTGGTTTGGAATAGGCCGGGGTTGGTAAGAAGAAAGATTAAAGACAGGAGTTGTGTACCTAAACACCTCCAGTGGAGCCAGTATTGTAGCCAGGATGTCAGCCATGCCGTGGAAATCAGTGAGTGTGGTGAGGGAGATGGTTAAAATCCAAGCAAAGCGTAAGAGCACGTCCTCCACTATGGCACTGTAGTAGTAGGCCTGAAGGAGACAGGACAGAAGAAGACATGGTGGGTTATCTACAGGGTGGCCCACAGCTTCcatacattttattaaatgtaTGCTTTTATGTTTCAGATACCCTAGAAGATGCATTTGATGCCATGTTTGGAGGCACCTGAAGGTCATGgtgtatcaggtgaagataCGAGACACAAATCATCTCCAGGAACCACCAACTCCATCACAAGCTGAACTTCAAATAATACAAGGTCattcacagcagaaaacacGTATTCATGTGTTTTCCAAACTACGGTAATCGTAAGGAGCACATTAAGGAAATAAAAATCGTTCTTATTTTTCCCATGGCTCTCCCTTATTATATCCTCCTGAGAACTGAGGAATGAAAGCATCTTTCAGTTTGacttttttcatgattttctgccttttggagctaaaaaaacaactcacaatataaaaatatttttatggtcGTACAACAATTTaaccataaaaaataaaaaaaacacagtaatacTTTGAAATCAAACGGAGGACACAACAATGTTGATCCATTTTCTAAGCCTCCTGTTGTGTTGAGAGTCaaataaatccattttaaagtaaaaaaatctaataaagagattgttaaaaatgtatttttcactaTGAATCTTCTTCTGTTAGGCTTTTTAAGTGCAATCAACATAATGAAAAGTGTTCATTTCACAGCTCtacaaacatgtaaaactaTTTATTTCATGTGCAGCTCTTTCCAACGTACACGAAATGTTTTATCATGTATTTATGGAAAACGAATGAATTCTCCTCTGTGAGAGCGAAAGAACACCACTGCACTAAACACTGATTAAAATGCTTCATAATGTCATTATTAATGAGCTGTAAACAggatttattgggattttttaggtttctgacacttttggGTAATTAAACCAGGAACATTTTTGCTGAACCTAATAGGAGGTTTATGaactaaattaaactgaacatgaacataaattaaattgtgttttgtcttagcatgaaaacaaagctcCCCTCATCCTCCCCATTCACACGATGTGATGGGAAATTCTGGGATGTCCTCCACGGAGCACATCAGGGTTTAAAGTTATCGATCAGAAACAAACGTCCACCAGAGGATGTCCATTTATGTGGACGACTGCAGACATACCTTGTGTGGGTACACGATCTCCTCTCTCAGAAAGGTGTTTTCTCCGGCGTTCCGATCAAACAGGCCCCAGTCCATCTTCAGATCCCAGACCAGCGTGTAACACGAGCTGACCACCAAACAGCCGATGTACAAGTAGAGGAAGACCCGAGCTTCAGCAGGAGCTTCATCTGAGGAGAACACGGGTGGAAAGGAAAGCTTTCTTCAAGTTGTTCACATGGTAAATACAGAACCGTGTTCATTTCTTCAGGACACAAAAGTTCTGTCCTCCTTTATAACAGATTTATTCACTCACGCTTTGAAAAGATTTCTGTAAAGATATCTGAGTGGACTAAGCTTTAGAAGTTTTAGATTTTTGAtcatcaaaaatgaaatattatacattttaaaaaatactgtgaagtttgttttctttgttgagCAGCTGacatgaggaaaaacaaacaatgcaaaTCTAcactcattcagtgcttttcatttatttctattattGTCTGTTATTGTAGATTAAACGTTTAGCTcaacactgaatgagaaaaaGTAGAAACCACAGTGACTGCATTAATTTTCTGCGTGTGTGGATTTGTTTCTCTCAGAAGTGAGTCTGTCAGGACTTAGAATTGTACTTTATACTGATTTGCATTTAGAGCTAATTAAAACTGGAACATttcagcaaacagaaaaacgtcttaaacaggAACAAATATACAGCAGTCCTACTGCAtcgcagatttttaaattgcatttggtATCGCAGGACTTTGTGCTAAACAGATATTTTTAAGTTTATTATTGTGGCGAGCTACACTGGAGAAAGGATATCTgccttttatgcttttattttgacacacaaagaGCAGGAAGTGATCAAACACACTTCACACTCACttcatgacaacactgaaccaaactaCCCAGGCCGactaaaccacaaaacacaataaaactggAACACTACCACGAACCCaacaatgacatttaaaccctCAACACCCAGAACTCCCATGATGCATTGCAGCACCACAGTTCAGTCATAGACTGGCTCAGAAGAGGAgggattattttaattatttttgtggcAAAGTAAGCATTTTCTAGactaaaaaaattgaaaacaaaataaaaagataataattaaaacatatttaaagagtatttaatcaaaataaaacttgtagTGACGAGGGCTGGGCTGTGATTGGCTCAGAGAGCGTCGCATCAGCATTCAGCACACAGATGTCTGACGGCTGCATAGTGCTGCTCTGTGGTCTAGaagggtttataaagccttaaacaTACAGAAATAACATAAATACGGTCGGTGCTTGGTGCATTTTGGTCGATAACGGGGCTTACGTTCCACACTGCATTTATAAAGCACATGGTAGAAGTTCTGCTGTTCGTTTACCTTTGTGTGTGCTGTAAAGGGCAGAGAAGGTGACCACGAAGAAGGAAGTGGAATATTTCCCAGCATTCACCAGGTGAGGGAAGGCCCGCTTGGTGTCACGGTAACGGCGGAGGCATTGGACGAATCGGAACCAGGCGGGAAGACATTTGATGACCGCACGAACGCCGTAGGAGTAGGAATTACACACGTCTTTACCTGAACAGGACGGAGGTCTACAGTTTCAGACACACTTCACAGCGCTGGAATCCACAGTAAGGTTGGTTTTAATTCTCACCTTTGCTGATCAGTCCGTCATGTTTCTTCCAGTCCAGTTCGAAACTGTAGAAACAGATCATGTACTCCAGATCCATCAGAACCACCCCCAGAGAGTTCAGCTGGTCGGCCAGCCAGAAGTCTGCAAATCCGACCCGATGGAAAGGAGCCGTCACCACTCGAAACTGGAGGAAGACAGACGGGAGGATGACTTTCTCTTCACAGCAAAGCAGATGAAGACAAACCAGCTTCTCAAACGTTAAAgtgcagcatttatttctggATGCTCAGTGAAAGCATTAGATCACGTACCGACTCAATTCAAGAGGCTAAGATTTGGTACTTAGTGCTGAAAGTGGGTTTGTAACCTTTGTGGAAAATAACAGAGAAACTTCTGAaccaggagagtcaaactcctcttagtccaggttccacaatCAGTCCAATTTCAtctgcagtaaaaccacagcactgaaatttcttaagaaaattaaGTTCAGTTTCCtcagcattcatcctcagtttatcatttccacattaaagcttccagatcacagagtgtctacaaaggaacacaacatttagtcacctggaactgaaccagaggatttactggaggatcacaaccacaaaaatgagacaaaaaacaacaaaaacaaacacaaaacgacaaaagaacagtcaacaatctggtattttactttatgatccaaacaacttgtcatggtcgagaaatgattttaaatttatagttttactcatttacaatctgcagttaatgtcttctctggaatttttgcaatttgagggccggattggaccctctggaggaccacttttggaccacgggcctcatgttggacgcTCCTGATCTAAACTCATGCTCTGTAGCTTTACATATTATTAATGCATAAAGACTCCATCCTGAGGAGCCACAGCAGCTCACATGGACctgatttttcaaacaaaactcaGTTAAATGCAGCCTATGAAGATGCTGCaccaaatgacacatttttttacaaataaacagaCGTGTGGACATTGTAGTTTCTGAAGCAGTGAcggtaccaagagtttgagcagccAGAAGCGGGACTTGTAGTAGCAGGTCTTGAAGGGGttgatgaggaagaggagaaagaagcCGTAGAGAGCCAGAGGGTTGGCCTGCATGGGGACCAGGATGCTGTCACTGAAGAGGCAGGACAGCAGACTGACGCACCACAACACCCCCAACAGACCcgcaatctgcaaaaaaaacacaacaactgagTCACAACACCCCCAACAGACCcgcaatctgcaaaaaaaacacaacaactgagTCACAACACCCCCAACAGACCcgcaatctgcaaaaaaaacacaacaactgagTCACAACACCCCCAACAGACCcacaatctgcaaaaaaaacacaactactGAGTCACAACACCCCCAACAGACCCgcaatctgcaaaaaaacacaacaactgagTCACAACACCCCCAACAGACCCgcaatctgcaaaaaaacacaacaactgagTCACAACACCCCCAACAGACCcgcaatctgcaaaaaaaacacaacaactgagTCACAACACCCCCAACAGACCcacaatctgcaaaaaaaacacaactactGAGTCACAACACCCCCAACAGACCcgcaatctgcaaaaaaaacacaacaactgagTCACAACACCCCCAACAGACCcgcaatctgcaaaaaaaacacaacaactgagTCACAACACCCCCAACAGATCcgcaatctgcaaaaaaaacacaacaactgagTCACAACACCCCCAACAGACCcgcaatctgcaaaaaaaacacaacaactgagTCACAACACCCCCAACAGACCcacaatctgcaaaaaaaacacaactactGAGTCACAACACCCCCAACAGACCCgcaatctgcaaaaaaacacaacaactgagTCACAACACCCCCAACAGACCCgcaatctgcaaaaaaacacaacaactgagTCACAACACCCCCAACAGACCcgcaatctgcaaaaaaaacacaacaactgagTCACAACACCCCCAACAGACCcacaatctgcaaaaaaaacacaactactGAGTCACAACACCCCCAACAGACCcgcaatctgcaaaaaaaacacaacaactgagTCACAACACCCCCAACAGACCcgcaatctgcaaaaaaaacacaacaactgagTCACAACACCCCCAACAGATCCgcaatctgcaaaaaaacacaacaactgagTCACAACACCCCCAACAGACCcacaatctgcaaaaaaaacacaacaactgagTCACAACACCCCCAACAGACCCgcaatctgcaaaaaaacacaacaactgagTCACAACACCCCCAACAGACCcgcaatctgcaaaaaaaacacaactgagtCACAACACCCCCAACAGACCCgcaatctgcaaaaaaacacaacaactgagTCACAACACCCCCAACAGACCCgcaatctgcaaaaaaacacaacaactgagTCACAACATCCCCAACAGACCcgcaatctgcaaaaaaaacacaactactGAGTCACAACATCCCCAACAGACCCgcaatctgcaaaaaaacacaacaactgagTCACAACACCCCCAACAGACCCGCAATCTGCACAAACACAGTACAGTTCAGTGTTTGAGCGTGACGCCCTTTCATGGTGAAGCTGAGGACGAATAAAGCCGGACACCCGAACAGATTCCAGCATGTTAACTGGCAGAACCATTCTACGATGACCTCAGTGGTTTAGGAGGCATGTTAGCGTTTCTGTGCTCTGACCTCAAACAGATGTTGGTGCGACAGGTTGTTTCTGGGGTTCAGTTCGAATATGAGCACGTGATTGACTCCTGCCTGCCTCCAGCCGTACGTGTTGATGCCTGGAAGACACAA includes these proteins:
- the LOC110958020 gene encoding xenotropic and polytropic retrovirus receptor 1 homolog, whose translation is MKFTEHLSAHITPEWRKQYIQYEAFKEMLYAAQDQAPSIEVTDEDTVKRYYAKFEEKFFQTCEKELAKINTFYSEKLAEAQRRFATLQNELQSSLDAQRESSANGRGLRRRKTVFALSQQERCKHRNIKDLQLAFSEFYLSLILLQNYQNLNFTGFRKILKKHDKILETSRGADWRVAHVEVAPFYTCKKITQLISETEALVTTELEGGDRQKAMKRLRVPPLGAAQPAPAWTTFRVGLYCGVFLVLLVTVVITGAVVIRSSDVWPMVRIYRGGFLLIEFLFLLGINTYGWRQAGVNHVLIFELNPRNNLSHQHLFEIAGLLGVLWCVSLLSCLFSDSILVPMQANPLALYGFFLLFLINPFKTCYYKSRFWLLKLLFRVVTAPFHRVGFADFWLADQLNSLGVVLMDLEYMICFYSFELDWKKHDGLISKGKDVCNSYSYGVRAVIKCLPAWFRFVQCLRRYRDTKRAFPHLVNAGKYSTSFFVVTFSALYSTHKDEAPAEARVFLYLYIGCLVVSSCYTLVWDLKMDWGLFDRNAGENTFLREEIVYPHKAYYYSAIVEDVLLRFAWILTISLTTLTDFHGMADILATILAPLEVFRRFVWNFFRLENEHLNNCGEFRAVRDISVAPLNADDQTLLEQMMDQEDGVRNRQGKKSWKRSYSMSLRRPRLASQSKTRDTKVLIEDTDDDS